The genomic DNA TGTTGCTGATGTAATGTACACGCTTTACGGCAGTGTAGATTGTGTTAAAACAGCTGGGTTTACTTTAACAGCTTAGCAGCAGATTTTCCATTGTCTCATAAACTTTAGTGTGTTGAGTGAAATTGTGAACGTTCCTGAGATTTCTCTGAATGTATGTGTGGCACATTTCTATTTGACTTGGAAACAAGAGCCTATTGACTTGGGCCTGTCTTTGAGCGATGGCGTGTTGGGAAGGGTAGAGTGTATGCAACAAGGGCCTGGATAAAACGCAACCTATTCAGTGGCTTTTTTAGATTGCCGGAGAAGTGAACCAAAATGGGAAATAAAGAGTCAAGCTTCTTGCTCATTCACACCTTCCTGCTCTTAAGAAAGAGATGAATGGCTAGATTGGGAAACAATCCTCTCCTTCATTCGATTGGGAAAGATCTACCTATGATGGACATGAAACTATTCAAGTGTGGGGTAAAAGAGTGATTACCCTGTTGAAGTTGTCACCAATTGAGGTCTATAGTTCATCTTGGCAATGTGATTTTGAATCCAGCTCACATCATACCTCCCTATAACTGACACTCCACTTCTTTTGAAGGTGTGCTCATTTTCcggctcccctggagttaaacgtTTGGTTTTTGCCGTTTGGaaatccattcggctgatctccgggtctggcggtggcacttttagcatagcttagcacaatccattgaaactgattagaccattagcatcgtgctaaaaaattaaccagtttcgatatttttcctatttaaaacttgactcttctgtagttacatcgtgtactaagaccgacggaaaattaaaagtaatgattttctaggcagatatggctaggaactatactctcattctggtgtaataatcaaggactttgctgctgtaaaatggctgcagcaggcgtagtgatgtTACGCAGCAcctaaaaatagtccccttggttactttcaatagcaggggactattttcgtggagtgtgtaatatcattgcgcctgctgcagccatgttacagcagcaaagtccttgattattacgccagaatgagagtatagtcctagccatatctgtctagaaaattgcaactttaaatttttcgtcggtcttagtacacgatgtaactacagaagtgtcaagttttaaataggaaaaatatcgaaactctttggttatttttttgcgcgatgctaatggtctaatcagattcaatggattatgctaagctatgctaaaagtgctagcgccagaccccaagatcggctgaatggattccaaaacggtaaaaatcaaatgtttaactctaggagagctggaaaattagcatattttcaaaaaaagtggagtgtccctttaaatatctGATGAAAATAGAAAAATTCCTAatttaatttgcaaatatgAAGCCATCTAGAACAGAAAATCACAGTTTTGTTATGTTGCTTTCTTTAGTCTGACTGAGTGCTCCACACCCAGTCTCAAAACCTACAGATTTGTCATATTTACTGCCCCCTCCTGGTAAAAAATGAAGAACATCTTGTGACATTACTTGCACATTCATATGACTATAAAGCTTTATTCCTTTACCAAGTGATGTGACATTTTCACATggtggatttttaaaaataaacaaaacagttTCCCATAGACTTATATTGAAGGAGGAACCTCAGACATATCTAAAAATATAGATCACAATGCTCTAAAAACTCACTTTAACAATGTcttaataatgaaaataatggTTTTCTCTCTGTTTTCTTGTCTTTCAGCTGAACTGGAGTTTGTTCAGATAATAATCATAATTGTGGTGATGACTGTAATGGTAGTTGTGATCATCTGTTTGCTAAACCACTATCGTCTGTCGGCCTGGGCCTTCCTCACACGCCACAGCCAGGCACGTCGCAGAGAAGAGGGCATGCAACCGGTAAGTGCATCCATCCAGATGTTGTCGAGCGCAAGCTTACGTGTGAGCGCCACCACCTTACATTTGTTTGTATCTGTTTATGGAGTCACCATCTGTGTACTGTCTGAAGGCGAGTGGGTGTCGAGTTCCTGTTGTGTCGCTTGATCGCCACATGTGTGACTTTTGACCGTGTTCACGCGAGACTCGTGTGCGCCCACTTCTGGGTCTTTGCGGCAGTGCTGGTTAACCCACGCCTGCGTGTTACACTTCCTCGTGTCTGATTTACATCCTGTAGTTTGGAGTGCTGAGACTCGCTCGCTCGTCTAGACTGGCGTCCATTTCACCTCACTGCGAGTCGTAAAATGATGGGATAATGTTGTACAAGCTCATAAATTTCAAACGGCATTGGCGAGACTTACCAGCTGACTTAAAGATGCATGATATTCATTTATTGACTCAAACTTCTTTCTATCTTGTCTTTAGGATGGCTGTGCATGGCCAACAGATAGTTTGGTGACGCAACAAGGAGCCACTGAGGTTAGTTGAGTCAACTGACATGACCTGTTACTTAACCGCACTGCTAAATATACTTGCTGGTTAAAATAGATCAAATTGTGTACTTTAAGACAGTATTCAGTGTTTAACTAATATTaagtcaaaatgtaaaaaaaatttggctTAAGATTTCCTCTTCATCTTCTTCATACTGAGGTTATGTATGGGCCACGAGGCGGAGAGCGCTTCAACGCACCGTCATTTATGCAAAGGGACCGATTCAGCCGCTTCCAGCCCACCTACCCGTACCTGCAGCAGGACATCCACTTGCCACCCACCATCTGTCTATCAGATGGAGAGGAGCTGCCGCCCTACAAGGGCCCCTGTACGCTGCAGCTCAGAGACCCCGAGCAACAGCTCGAGCTTAGCCGCGCGTCCGTGCGCGCGCCCCCCAACCGGACCATTTTCGACAGCGACCTGATAGACGTTTACGTGCACGGAGGCGGGCCGCGGCCCCCAAGCAGCAACTCTGGCAAGAGTGCCTCGAACTCGCACGTGGAGGGACCGCCACCCACCTACAGCGAGGTGATGGGTCAGACGTATCCGGGCTCCGCCTCCTTTATGCACCAGCACAGCAATAACGCACCACCCTCCAATCAGAGGACAGCCGGCCGCTCCACCCAACCTGGCGCAAGCACAACCCCGTTCGTCAAGGTCAAGGAAGGCCGGCGTGACAAGCCCGTGTGACTAGAAGACTCGGGGCACCCGATATGTCGCCCGGTACCGCCTCCTGGATCTCAAAGGGGTAGTGGCGTGACTGGTGGCACACTCCCCTTGCACAATTTAAATAGAAAATTAAGGAACCAAGCTTAcaaagtttattattttttttacactttcGTTTTTGCTAGAACTTTGGGGCCTTGTATGGATGTTCGTGCCTCCATCTTCAGTTTTGTACGCTTTCCTGTATTTTAAGAAAAGCGCGTCGGCACAGATCGTTTGCGTGAGAGACCACACCGGTCATAGGATTGAGAAATTTACAGTTTGTTTGTGCATTTCCAGGACCTGTGCACAACTGAAACCCAAATCGAGTGCCATGACGAAATCTTAAACGTCTTTTACGTTGCACTTATTCTTTAaccagtatatatatatatggcaacccttagttattttttatatgcaCAGGTATGCTGTCTTTGACGGTACCTGGAAATCTTCATTTCGATGTTTTTCGTTAAAATCGTTTTTCGGAGACTCTGATCCAGCCTAAAACCTCTACGAAGAAACTGCATCGTGGCacttatctaaaaaaaaagggGGTTTAAAAACTGTTTGAATTCCAGATCATTTTCCACTGACCAAGCGAGAGATATTGGCACGGATATCTGCGGATGGAAGTAACGCCACATACGCCGCTTTCATCCTGTCGAGTAGCACTTTAAACTTACGTCACTTCAGCATTGTCATGGGGTCCAAGTGCAAGGGAATCATGGGAACTCTAGTCTTATGCACATCCTCTTTTGAATGAGCGTGTCATATCTCATGCTATATGTTTACCATTTTCATCTAAAAAGCATGCATATAGTTTTCCAGTTATCCATAATATACTTTAGTTGACAATCATATACAGATGTCATATTTTATCTCTTATTCTCCTTTGCCATTTTATTCCATGGCACAGgaacacagttttttttttttgttagtttatCCATCACCAGTATTTATTCTTTGCTCATTTCCGAATGTCCACCCTGTACGCGCCAATTTTGGTTTGATCATTACACATTTCAGGCACGCTGATTTTCATTCATCCAAAAAGTCCCATAGAAAACCTATCAGGGCTgaggctatttatttatcaaCTAGCTATTTATTAAAGTTATCACCACCCtcctttaaaatgcaagaaCGTTACATGTTTCAAACATTATTGAAAATGTCATCCTGCTTTGGCTTTGAAACGGGCTCTTGTCATTGGCTCTGCTTCCCATCACTCATTTGAGTTTGTACTgtactgctgctgctgctgctgctgctacgCGCTGCTATTTCTGCTGCTgctgtttgttttttctgtatgTTTGCTTCTCCTTTATATTTGCTTACAAACCGTGacataataatttttttgtttttttttagtttgttaaCAATCGTAACTTTCTGCTGTCATATTCACACTAGGAAtccaaatgtattattattattatttccgTTGGCAGCATGTTTTTTCTTTACACGAGCAAATTCGGTGCCTGACGGTGATGTTTAAGCAGACATAGAAACCCACTTGCACTCAAAAGTCCCCACCTTTGTTGTGCCTCACTTCCTATGGTGCTTCTTTCAGTAGTCGAACTCTGTTTATTTGTACGGTGCTGTATATAACTTGAATATATTATGCACATATCCTACCCAATGGGTAGACAACCACAAGAAAGCATTGTTAATactgtaatataatgtatagaTAATATTAAAAAGAGAAATTTAACAAGGTGGCATCGAGTTTTGTGAATGCCTTCAATTGTGCTTTGTCTTTTTTGTAAAACAGAGTAAAGTTTGCAAAGAGAAATGCTACAGTATGGCCATATAAATACGAAAATACTTCTTCTATTTTTTTCCTATACA from Misgurnus anguillicaudatus chromosome 20, ASM2758022v2, whole genome shotgun sequence includes the following:
- the ldlrad4a gene encoding low-density lipoprotein receptor class A domain-containing protein 4 isoform X3; the protein is MQAADYPATNNNTAELEFVQIIIIIVVMTVMVVVIICLLNHYRLSAWAFLTRHSQARRREEGMQPDGCAWPTDSLVTQQGATEVMYGPRGGERFNAPSFMQRDRFSRFQPTYPYLQQDIHLPPTICLSDGEELPPYKGPCTLQLRDPEQQLELSRASVRAPPNRTIFDSDLIDVYVHGGGPRPPSSNSGKSASNSHVEGPPPTYSEVMGQTYPGSASFMHQHSNNAPPSNQRTAGRSTQPGASTTPFVKVKEGRRDKPV
- the ldlrad4a gene encoding low-density lipoprotein receptor class A domain-containing protein 4 isoform X1, which produces MQAADYPATNNNTECKFRCTNGRCLKLLSLICNHLNECGDNSDEEHCPAAVPPPPDTIQSELEFVQIIIIIVVMTVMVVVIICLLNHYRLSAWAFLTRHSQARRREEGMQPDGCAWPTDSLVTQQGATEVMYGPRGGERFNAPSFMQRDRFSRFQPTYPYLQQDIHLPPTICLSDGEELPPYKGPCTLQLRDPEQQLELSRASVRAPPNRTIFDSDLIDVYVHGGGPRPPSSNSGKSASNSHVEGPPPTYSEVMGQTYPGSASFMHQHSNNAPPSNQRTAGRSTQPGASTTPFVKVKEGRRDKPV
- the ldlrad4a gene encoding low-density lipoprotein receptor class A domain-containing protein 4 isoform X2 is translated as MRNITVPDSSSSNNNANSNDTCSCNCTLSQPQGMDISELEFVQIIIIIVVMTVMVVVIICLLNHYRLSAWAFLTRHSQARRREEGMQPDGCAWPTDSLVTQQGATEVMYGPRGGERFNAPSFMQRDRFSRFQPTYPYLQQDIHLPPTICLSDGEELPPYKGPCTLQLRDPEQQLELSRASVRAPPNRTIFDSDLIDVYVHGGGPRPPSSNSGKSASNSHVEGPPPTYSEVMGQTYPGSASFMHQHSNNAPPSNQRTAGRSTQPGASTTPFVKVKEGRRDKPV